TATGTACAAAATGCTAAACCTCCTTTGAAAATATTCACTAAAGTGCAGGCTCCCAAATCTGGAGTTATCTTTCTCTTTTTGAAAAAGCCTTAGAGCTGGATTAAATCCGTATAGCTGGAGTATTGCGGCAGATCCGAGTTATAGTGCAATTGAAATATAGTGCGATGGAAAGGCAATGTTCCTACGTTCGTGGAGACTGCATTTACGCTAAACGTTGCATATGTCGCAAAGAGTAGTCTCGACAGAGTGAGCGGGCTGGTGGCCGAGATTACAAACAGTTTAACGGACAATCAAATTAACATTATAAAAGGAAGGCATCTATGTTacaacacattttttaaattcacTACAAAAAGTGTACACTTTTAAAGTCTAAACCAATTTCTAGATATCTCAACCTTAAAATGCCCTTCGCTATTTGTCGTTAATTCTAGCTATATTTTTGTGGCTATGATAGCATTTTACCACAATGCTTTATGTTGAGTACTGGTCACAGTGATTAGGGGGTTAACTGGATGATAACAGATGCTTACAGGCTCAAACTGTTGTTTGTAGATTTCTGTACCTTCACATATACCCCCAAACATGAAGAGAAACCCATTCTGAACCTTTCCATTGTAGTGACAATACAAAAATGCCCACTCTAAAGCCCCACAATGACCTCAACTGTTGACTTGTGAGTCACAGATCTTGAACATCTTAACTGTTCAGATTGTGGTTATATCTTCACTGTTGAGGGGGGTCAGCCAGCACTCTCATGTGTACATACTGTTAAATTTTCTGTTGTCACTCCTCTTACATCAAGCAATTGGGAGTTGATTCTGTTGGAGAAGCTTGTGGATTTCTCATAAAAGCCTTGTTGTTGCTTCACCAGTATGGGGTTGTATTCTCTATGTGTCCCCAGCTCTGCCATTCAGGGAAGAATCCACTGGATGTCCTCGGGCTCCCGAACTGGTCAAACTCCATCTCCGGCCTCTTTCCGTCTCTCTTGAACTCCACTGGTGCGGTGGTCTGGATGATGGGGTTGCTGGTCTGGTCTGCGTCTGTGTCGTTGTGGAGCAACTTGTAGTTCTTCTCATCGTTGTTGTCCCAGTACGTCTGATCCTGGGTGGTGAAGCATATGCAAAACTCCACACGCTCCTGTGAGGGCACAGAACTTGGCAGGTCGACAGTGAAAGAGAAGGTGTCAGTGTCCAAACAACCGTACACATTGTTTAGGTACGTACTAGCGATGTCCGTGTGGGTTTTCCACGAGTCAAACGTTATCCGGATGGAGACCGATTTCTCAAAGCTTACGTTCCTGACTTTCACAGTGCCGGTGAGCGACCGTTCCTGGAGTATGCAGTTTTCCAGACACACTTGGTTCTTCTTGAGCCGGTTCCTGAAGTCCAGATAATCTGCAGCGGGCTGTGGGAAATCAAGAGTAAAACTTTTCTCCACGGAGACCTTGAGGCCAGCGGTGGCATTGGCCAGGTCAGACAGGTCAAATTGAAGGTCAGACAGTGGGTCCTCCTCAAACTCCTTGAACACGTGGATGGCCGTTAGGGACATGCCTTTTGAATCGGCAAAGATCACCCGCTTCTTCCCCTTGGCCCTGGCACTCTTCCATCCCAGGCTGGAGTCCTCTAGCTGCTGCTTGGAGCTGATGCATGGCCTCAGTGGTTTGTAGCGGTTGACCAGGTTTCGCGATCGGCAGTCCTCGTACGTGCTGAGGAAGCTGCGCAGGGGTGGAGAGCTTGCCAGGCAGATCCTCATGGCTACATCTACTGGCATGATAGGACCTGGCATTGGCCTGGGGTTCAACATGTGGAGGACCCTGTTGAAAAAGAAGAAAGCACCAGACAAGGTTAAAGGCCAAATAGTTATCTGTTTAGGTGAGACTGAAAATAGTCAAATGTAGTCCAAAGTAAAG
This genomic stretch from Salvelinus namaycush isolate Seneca chromosome 4, SaNama_1.0, whole genome shotgun sequence harbors:
- the LOC120046148 gene encoding protein phosphatase 1 regulatory subunit 3C-B-like; this encodes MNCTRVLHMLNPRPMPGPIMPVDVAMRICLASSPPLRSFLSTYEDCRSRNLVNRYKPLRPCISSKQQLEDSSLGWKSARAKGKKRVIFADSKGMSLTAIHVFKEFEEDPLSDLQFDLSDLANATAGLKVSVEKSFTLDFPQPAADYLDFRNRLKKNQVCLENCILQERSLTGTVKVRNVSFEKSVSIRITFDSWKTHTDIASTYLNNVYGCLDTDTFSFTVDLPSSVPSQERVEFCICFTTQDQTYWDNNDEKNYKLLHNDTDADQTSNPIIQTTAPVEFKRDGKRPEMEFDQFGSPRTSSGFFPEWQSWGHIENTTPYW